A single genomic interval of Phocoena sinus isolate mPhoSin1 chromosome 15, mPhoSin1.pri, whole genome shotgun sequence harbors:
- the KCNK15 gene encoding potassium channel subfamily K member 15 translates to MRKQSVRTAALILCILSYLLVGAAVFDALESEAENGRKRLLAQKRSELRRKYGFSTEDYRELERLARQAEPHRAGRQWKFAGSFYFAITVITTIGYGHAAPGTDSGKVFCMFYALLGIPLTLVTFQSLGERLNALMRRLLLAAKRCLGLRRPHVSTENMVVAGLLVCAATLALGAAAFAHFEGWTFFHAYYYCFITLTTIGFGDFVALQNDEALQRKPPYVVFSFLYILLGLTVIGAFLNLVVLRFLAASADAPERAARPLRRGAPESRGPAHPAGSTSISYRIHQLELRARDNLGFSPPASPGAGGGGGGGGCRAGRALARRKSI, encoded by the exons ATGAGGAAGCAGAGCGTGCGCACCGCCGCGCTCATCCTGTGCATCCTGTCCTACCTGCTGGTGGGCGCCGCCGTCTTCGACGCGCTCGAGTCCGAGGCGGAGAACGGCCGCAAGCGGCTGCTGGCCCAGAAGCGGAGCGAGTTGCGGAGGAAGTACGGCTTCTCGACCGAGGATTACCGCGAGCTGGAGCGCCTCGCGCGGCAAGCCGAGCCGCACCGCGCCGGCCGCCAGTGGAAGTTCGCCGGCTCCTTCTACTTCGCCATCACCGTCATCACCACCATCG GGTACGGTCACGCCGCGCCGGGCACGGACTCGGGCAAGGTCTTCTGCATGTTCTATGCGCTCCTGGGCATCCCCCTGACGCTGGTCACCTTCCAGAGCCTGGGTGAGCGGCTGAACGCGCTGATGCGGCGCCTCCTGCTGGCGGCCAAGCGCTGCCTGGGCCTGCGGCGGCCGCACGTGTCCACCGAGAATATGGTGGTGGCCGGGCTGCTGGTGTGCGCGGCCACCCTGGCCCTCGGGGCCGCCGCCTTCGCGCATTTCGAGGGCTGGACCTTCTTCCACGCCTACTACTACTGCTTCATCACCCTCACCACCATCGGCTTTGGCGACTTCGTGGCGCTGCAGAACGACGAGGCGCTGCAGAGGAAGCCGCCCTACGTGGTCTTCAGCTTCCTCTACATCCTCCTGGGGCTCACGGTCATCGGCGCTTTCCTCAACCTGGTGGTCCTACGCTTCCTGGCGGCCAGCGCGGACGCGCCCGAGCGTGCTGCCCGCCCGCTCCGCCGGGGGGCGCCCGAGAGCcgaggccccgcccaccccgccggctccacctccatctcctACCGCATCCACCAGCTGGAGTTGCGGGCCCGCGACAATCTGGGCTTCTCGCCCCCCGCGAGCCCTGGGgctggaggcggcggcggcggcggcggctgcagggcaggcagggccctGGCCCGGCGTAAGTCCATCTGA
- the CCN5 gene encoding WNT1-inducible-signaling pathway protein 2 isoform X1, which yields MRGTPQTHLLAFSLLCLFSKVCAQLCPTPCTCPWPPPRCPQGVPLVLDGCSCCRVCARRLGEPCDHLHVCDPSQGLVCQLGAGPGGRGSVCLWGEDEGSCEVNGRLYRDGETFQPHCRIRCRCEDGGFTCVPLCSEDVRLPSWDCPYPKKVEVPGKCCPEWVCDQGRGLGVQPLPAHGNRKEGIVSIEDGATREAIEHGPQFSGLVAPPAPAVSCPEWSTAWGPCSTTCGLGVATRVSNQNRFCRLETQRRLCLLGPCPPTRGHSPWNSAF from the exons ATGAGAGGCACACCACAGACCCACCTCCTGgccttctccctcctctgcctcttctccaAG GTGTGTGCCCAGCTGTGCCCAACACCGTGTACCtgtccctggcccccaccccgaTGCCCACAGGGGGTGCCCCTGGTGTTGGACGGTTGCAGCTGCTGCCGGGTGTGTGCACGGCGGCTGGGAGAGCCCTGCGACCATCTCCACGTCTGCGACCCCAGCCAGGGGCTGGTCTGCCAGCTCGGGGCGGGCCCTGGCGGCCGGGGGTCCGTGTGCCTCT GGGGAGAAGATGAGGGCAGCTGTGAGGTGAACGGCCGCCTCTACCGGGATGGGGAGACCTTCCAGCCCCACTGCAGGATCCGCTGCCGCTGTGAGGATGGCGGCTTCACCTGTGTGCCCCTGTGCAGCGAGGACGTGCGGCTGCCCAGCTGGGACTGTCCCTACCCCAAGAAGGTGGAGGTCCCAGGAAAATGCTGCCCTGAGTGGGTGTGCGAccagggaagggggctgggggtccagcccctcccagcccatG gcAACCGAAAAGAGGGCATTGTTTCCATAGAAGATGGCGCCACACGAGAGGCGATAGAGCATG gACCCCAGTTTTCTGGTCTTGtcgctcccccagcccctgccgtCTCCTGCCCAGAATGGAGCACGGCCTGGGGCCCCTGCTCAACCACCTGTGGGCTGGGCGTGGCCACCCGGGTGTCCAACCAGAATCGCTTCTGCCGCCTGGAGACCCAGCGCCGCCTATGCCTACTCGGGCCCTGTCCACCCACCAGGGGCCACAGCCCATGGAACAGTGCCTTTTAG
- the CCN5 gene encoding WNT1-inducible-signaling pathway protein 2 isoform X2 encodes MRGTPQTHLLAFSLLCLFSKVCAQLCPTPCTCPWPPPRCPQGVPLVLDGCSCCRVCARRLGEPCDHLHVCDPSQGLVCQLGAGPGGRGSVCLWGEDEGSCEVNGRLYRDGETFQPHCRIRCRCEDGGFTCVPLCSEDVRLPSWDCPYPKKVEVPGKCCPEWVCDQGRGLGVQPLPAHGPQFSGLVAPPAPAVSCPEWSTAWGPCSTTCGLGVATRVSNQNRFCRLETQRRLCLLGPCPPTRGHSPWNSAF; translated from the exons ATGAGAGGCACACCACAGACCCACCTCCTGgccttctccctcctctgcctcttctccaAG GTGTGTGCCCAGCTGTGCCCAACACCGTGTACCtgtccctggcccccaccccgaTGCCCACAGGGGGTGCCCCTGGTGTTGGACGGTTGCAGCTGCTGCCGGGTGTGTGCACGGCGGCTGGGAGAGCCCTGCGACCATCTCCACGTCTGCGACCCCAGCCAGGGGCTGGTCTGCCAGCTCGGGGCGGGCCCTGGCGGCCGGGGGTCCGTGTGCCTCT GGGGAGAAGATGAGGGCAGCTGTGAGGTGAACGGCCGCCTCTACCGGGATGGGGAGACCTTCCAGCCCCACTGCAGGATCCGCTGCCGCTGTGAGGATGGCGGCTTCACCTGTGTGCCCCTGTGCAGCGAGGACGTGCGGCTGCCCAGCTGGGACTGTCCCTACCCCAAGAAGGTGGAGGTCCCAGGAAAATGCTGCCCTGAGTGGGTGTGCGAccagggaagggggctgggggtccagcccctcccagcccatG gACCCCAGTTTTCTGGTCTTGtcgctcccccagcccctgccgtCTCCTGCCCAGAATGGAGCACGGCCTGGGGCCCCTGCTCAACCACCTGTGGGCTGGGCGTGGCCACCCGGGTGTCCAACCAGAATCGCTTCTGCCGCCTGGAGACCCAGCGCCGCCTATGCCTACTCGGGCCCTGTCCACCCACCAGGGGCCACAGCCCATGGAACAGTGCCTTTTAG